The sequence below is a genomic window from Paenibacillus silvisoli.
TTATCGGATGGGCCGGCACCGGCAGCGCGATTGTCGCCGCTCCGGCGGTGTGGACGGCAAGTCGCTGGAGATCACTCAGACCGACGCCAATAGCATGTATCAATTCCCCGCGATTACGCTTGAGCCGAACGTCAGCTACACCTTGGAATATGACTTTATGGGCAGCGGCGCAGCCACCGGAAACGCTCTCTATCTCGGGTGGAGCGCGAGGTTCTATGACAGCGACGGCCCGGCGCAGGGCAGTGATTTGAATCTGCGTTCGTGGAACACGTGGGGCAATGAGTACTACGCCAAAGATGCATGGCATCATTTCAAAGTGGAGTTTACCCACAACGGCACGAAATGGAATTTTACGCTCTATCTGGACAACGTCTCTGTGGCTGCCGGTCCTTGCGATGCGAATGTTACAGGAAGTGTGCAGCTGATGTTAAAGGTCGGCGCGACTGCCGGCGGCGGCAAAGGGTATTTTGACAACATCGTCTTCTACCAAGGTTAGGATTCACCTGAAAAATAACGCGGGCTTGCGATCGTCGGGAGGGAGGTTTTCTCCCGCGAATGCGCAAGCCCGTTTTATTTTTCAACACTCTAGTGTCTTCATCGGAAGGGGCTGACCAGGCGGTTAGCCTCTTCGTCATGGAATTGGAGGTATATGGGTCGTATTCCAGTGGAAAGCGCTTTATAATTAGGTGATAAGGTTATAACATGCCGAATTTTATACGCAAGGGGCGGCTCGACATGAAAATTTTACGGAAACGACAGTGGAGAATGACGATATTTCCGAAGCTGATCATTGCGTTCCTGCTTGTGGTCGCTCCGATCTACGGCATCGGTCTCGGGATGAACCAGCTGGGCGAGAAGAGCGTCCGCGAGGAACTGTCGAAATCGCTCAAGTCGAAGGTCGATTTCTACCTCAACTCGCTCGAGGTCGAAAATGAGCGGATGACGGGGCTCCTGCGGCAATACGCGATTGACAAAGACATTCAACATGCCACATTCATCAGCAATACGATGACGATCGGCGTATGGACGGATACGGTGCAGCGCATCCAGGAAAAGCTGCAGCTGATCAAGAACTCGAGCCTCTACATTAAAAGCGTAAGCGCTCATATTTTGACGCTGAAGCGAACGATATCGAGCGACGAAACGATCAGCGACACGGTCAATCCCGAATATGAGGCTGTCGCTTCCGTTTCCAAACTCCGGGGCGTCGGCAATTACTTCTGGAAGGACAGGCTGTTCATGGCAATCGCCTATCCCGGCTCCGATCTGCCGAAAATGAAGGAAACCTTCGCGCTCTCGATCGAAATCAACCAGGAGATGATGAAGCAGTCGCTGCAGAACTTCTCCGACTACAAGAATGCGGGAGCGATGCTGGTCAATCCAGAGAACGGCTGGATCTTGGGCAACCAAGCAGACGAAGGACTGACGAAAGAACTTTCGGACTACTTGAAGAACCGTCCCGAGGACAGCCCCGACGAAGACTATAAGCAAATCTCGGCGGGAAACAGCTCCTATTTTGTTGCCTATAAGCGCTCGCCTACGTTCGGCTACTATTTGATCGCTTACGTGCCGTCGGCCGAAATGCTCGGGCCGATTGACAATTACCGCATGCTGCTGTGGCTGCTGTCGTTCGTCTCGCTCGTCTTTATCGTTGCTTACTCTTATTGGTTGTATCAGCTCATTCGCAAGCCTCTGCATCGGATGATCATCGGATTCCGCAAGGTGGAGGCGGGGATGATGGAGCCGATACCATTGCCGAAGACGCGCGATGAGTTCCGCTATTTGTTCCAACGGTTCAACATGATGACGGACAATTTGAAGGTGCTGATTCATGAAGTGTACGAGCAGAAGCTGCGCGCCCAGACATCGGAGCTGAAGCAATTGCAGTCGCAGATCAATCCGCACTTCTTATATAACACTTATTTTATTCTTTACCGCTTGGCGAAGATGAACGATAATGACAGCGTCATCCAATTCAGCCAGCATCTCGGCGAATACTTTCAGTATATTACTCGCAACGGCTCCGATGATGTGCCGCTCGATGCGGAAATCAAACACTCCCGCACCTATGTGGAAATTCAGAATATCCGCTTCGCCAGGAGCCGCATTACCGTCGAATTCGGCGAACTGCCCGCAGGCTGCGGCGACATGCGCGTTCCGCGGCTCATCCTGCAGCCGTTCATCGAGAATGCGTACCAATACGGGCTCGAAACCAAGCGCAGGGACGGCAGAATCGCCGTGACGATGATCGAGCAGGATGGCAAATTGCTCATGTCGGTCGAGGATAACGGAGAGAAGCTGACGAACGCCGACCTGCAGTCCATCGAAGCGAATCTAGTGAATCATGGAACGGATATGGAGTACACCGGCATGCTGAACGTTCACCGCCGCTTGAAAATTCGGTTCGGCGGCGAATACGGCGTTTCCGTCGCCCGCGGCGAAATGGGCGGCATGAAAGCGACGCTGAAGCTGCCGATGCCCCAGTCCTTGGACAAAGCCGAGGAACCCTCAGAACCCAATGACGCGAAAGGAGAGTGACAGCATGTACCGTCTGTTGATCGTTGACGATGAGCCGATCATCGTCGAAGGTTTAAGCGAGCTATTCTTGCAGTCCGAGTACCCATTGGAGGTCTATCAAGCGTTCGATGGCATGGAAGCGCTTGCGATCGCGAGGAAGCTGCGCATCGACATTCTGCTGACGGATATCGAAATGCCGGAGATGAACGGCATCGAGCTGCAGAAGGAGGTGCTGCGTCTCTGGCCGCGCTGCAAATCGATTTTCCTGACCGGCTATAACGAGTTCGACTATATCCAGTCGTCGATCCGCGGGGGGGCGATCGATTACGTGCTGAAGACGGAAGGCGACGATCCGATCGTCTCCTCGGTCGAGAAAGCCATTCGCGTCATTGCCGAGGAAGTGACCTACGAAGGGCTGATCGAGAGCGCTCGTTCGTCGCTTAAGCTGGCCCTGCCGGCGCTGCGCAAGGAGTATTTAACCGGTTTGCTGGAAGGGGATGCCTCGTCGTTCGCCGTCCGGAAAGAGCGATTCGCGCAGTTCGAAGTGCCGCTCGATCCCGACTTGCCGGTCGTCATGGCCGTTGGCCGGATCGACCGATGGCGCGAGGATGCGACGGGAGGCGATAAAGTGTTGTTCGCCTATTCGATCAATAACATCTTCGAAGAATTTTTCGCGCATGAATTCGAATTGACGCACTTCAGAGGCGATCACGAACGGCTGATCTGGCTGCTGCAGCCGAAGGCGGAGTCGGGGTATCGTTCGGCGATCGCCGGCAAATTGCAGCTGCACGCAGGCTCCGTCGCGGATCCCAATCCGGAAGCCGCTCTGCACGCTTACTTGCTTGGGATGCTCGAATCCGTGCAAACCGCCTGCAGCCATTACTTGAAGCTCGCGTGCTCATTCGTCGTCTCCAGCGAGCCGTTCGAATGGGACGCGCTCGCCTCAAAGTATGAGCGGCTGTCGCAGCTGTTCGGCCGCGGGCTTGGACTCGGCAACCAGATGCTGCTGTCGGACGACAGGGCGAAGTCAAGCGGTGACGAGGAAGCACGAAGCAAGGTCAAGCGCATCAGGCTGCTCGACCAATATTTAATGCAGAAGGAACGGGCGAAATTCGAGCAGCTGTTCGACGGGATTTCGGAAGCCGTAGGCGAGTCGGCAACGCTGGAGGCGGGCTTGGCGCTCGAAGTTTTCTACGAGCTGGCCGCGATCTTCATCCCGCATCTGAACCGGTTCGAGGTGCTTGTCGCAGTCGACGGACAGGCCATCACGAACAAGCTGTTCTCGATCCGAGAGCATCGTTCGTGGAGGGAAGCTTCCGATTTCTTCCGCGAGCTGGCGGATTTATTGTTCGAACGCATGGATGGCGGAAACGAGCAAGAGACGAGCGAAGTCGTCGAGCAGATTCATCGGTACGTGGAGAAGAACATCGACGGGGATCTGACGCTGAACCGTCTGGCCGAGCACGTCTTCTTGACTCCCTTTTACCTCTCAAGATTGTATAAACAGAAGACGGGCAGTAACATCAGCGACTACACCGCGAGAATGAGAATCGAGAAAGCGAAACAGCTGCTCGGCGAGAGCACGCTTAAGATTCATGAGGTCGGCATGCGGATCGGGTACGATTCGGCGTCCTACTTCACCCGTTTTTTCAAAAAAGCAACGCTGCTGACCCCTCAGGAATATCGCGATTCGCTGAAGTAGATATAAAAGGATAAGGAATGTAATCGCTTTATTATATTCGCGGCGCCCTGCTGACCTCATAATGAAAGCGTACCACATTTTAATGCAGAATTTAGGGGAGGCAAGCAGCTGATGTCGACAAAGACGATAGCGAAAGTGAAAGGCTCGGCCATACTTTCATTACTGCTTATCATGGTTACCGTTACAGCATGCAGCGACAACAACAAAGACAACACCGCTTCCAATGCCAACAGTACGCCGAACGCAACGGCAAGCGAAAATGCAAGCGCTGGAAATGCAAGCGAAAATGCAAGTCCGGCAGCAACCGCTCCAACCGGCCCGACCGGCAAATACGATCCGCCGATTGAAGTCACGACGGTGCGCTCGGTCAATTCGGCCGCGGAGCTGCCGCCTGGCGATTCGCTCGACTCCAACATTTGGGTCAAGACGTTCCAGCAAGATCTTGGCATTAATTTGAAGAACTTATGGAAAGTAAACGATGCGCAGTATCAGAACAAGATTGCCGTAACGATGGCATCCGGCGATATGCCGGACTTTATGGAAGTCGACGCACAGCAGTTCCAAATTCTCGTAGAAGCCGGCACGATCGCCGATTTGACCGATGCCTATAACACGTACGCTTCCGATCTGACGAAGGGCTCGATGGACGCAAACAACGGCGTGAGACTCAAAGCGGCAACGATGGACGGCAAACTCATGGGTATTCCGGCAGACGGCGGAGATATTACCGATACCCAGCTCATCTATATTCGCAAAGACTGGCTGGCCAACGTAGGGCTTGAGCCGCCGAAGACGATGGACGATGTCATCAATATCGCCATGGCGTTCACGAAGAACGATCCGGACAAGAACGGCAAGAACGATACGTACGGATTAAGCCTCGACTTAAACCTATTCAATGGCTGGGCCGGTCTTGACGGCTTCTTCAACGGCTACCACGCGTATCCGTTTAACCCGACCAAGGGCTCGGCCACGAATCTGAACTTTATTAAAGACGCGGACGGCAAGGCGCAATGGGCCGACGTTCAGCCGGAAGTGAAAACCGCTCTCGGCAAGCTGGCCGGCCTGTTCAAGGAAGGGGCGATCTATCCGGAATTCAGCGTCATCGACGGCATGAAGTCCGCGGAGCTCGTCACATCCGGCAAAGTCGGCATGTCGTTCGGCGCGTTCTGGGTGCCGACATGGCCGATCAACAATATGTACAAAGACATTCCTGGCGCGGATTGGGGCATCTATCCGCTCGTATCGGCCGACGATACGCCGGTTCTCTCGCAAAACATGACCGGATTGCCTTCGCACTTCTATGTCGTAAGCAAGAAGGCCGAACATCCGGAAGCTCCGATCTTGATGTTGAACACGTATATTGAAAAGCTCTACGGAAACTTCGACAAAAATTACCACACGGTTACGGTAGACGGCAAGGACTACGGCGTCTTCGGTCTTTCGCCGGTCCGCGGGGGCATGCCGGGCAACAATCCGAAGGCGGCCGCTGCGGTGCAAGCCGCTAAGGAATCCGGCGACACGTCCGCGCTGAACGACGAACAGAAGCAATATTACGATCAGGTGTCGAAATTCGAAGCCGGCGAGAAGGACATGTGGGCTGCAAACAAACTGTGGTCCGCTGGCGGGGTATTCAGTCTCCTGGGCCAGTACAGCGACAATAACCAGGTCTTCCAGTCGGCCTATGTAGGCAATCCGACGACGACGATGATCGCCAAAGGTCCTTCGCTTCGCGACGAAGAAGTCAAGATGATAACCTCAATCATTATGGGCTCCAAGCCGCTCGACTACTTCGACGAGTGGGCGGCAAACTGGCTGAAATCCGGCGGTCAGGAGATTCTGGACGAAGTCAACGCAAGCGGTCAGGTTCGATAAGACGTATGAGGGGGGTAGGGGCTAACCGCTAGCCGCTATCCCTTCTTTGTATCATGGCAGGAGGGGAATCGATTGAACCGCAGAAATTGGGGATTGGAATGGCCGCTGCATCTGATGCTGGTTCCGGGTTTGGTTATTGCGCTGATATTCAGCTATGGCCCGATGGTCGGCCTCGTCATCGCATTCCAGAATTTTATTCCGGTTAAAGGGATCTTTCACTCCCAATGGGTCGGACTCGAGCATTTCAAGTATATCTACCACTTGTCCGAAACCAGGGAAGTTCTATGGAATACGGTATTCATCGCACTCATGAAAATCGTCGGCGGCTTGTTCGCGCCGCTCATCACCGCGCTTTTACT
It includes:
- a CDS encoding type 2 periplasmic-binding domain-containing protein yields the protein MSTKTIAKVKGSAILSLLLIMVTVTACSDNNKDNTASNANSTPNATASENASAGNASENASPAATAPTGPTGKYDPPIEVTTVRSVNSAAELPPGDSLDSNIWVKTFQQDLGINLKNLWKVNDAQYQNKIAVTMASGDMPDFMEVDAQQFQILVEAGTIADLTDAYNTYASDLTKGSMDANNGVRLKAATMDGKLMGIPADGGDITDTQLIYIRKDWLANVGLEPPKTMDDVINIAMAFTKNDPDKNGKNDTYGLSLDLNLFNGWAGLDGFFNGYHAYPFNPTKGSATNLNFIKDADGKAQWADVQPEVKTALGKLAGLFKEGAIYPEFSVIDGMKSAELVTSGKVGMSFGAFWVPTWPINNMYKDIPGADWGIYPLVSADDTPVLSQNMTGLPSHFYVVSKKAEHPEAPILMLNTYIEKLYGNFDKNYHTVTVDGKDYGVFGLSPVRGGMPGNNPKAAAAVQAAKESGDTSALNDEQKQYYDQVSKFEAGEKDMWAANKLWSAGGVFSLLGQYSDNNQVFQSAYVGNPTTTMIAKGPSLRDEEVKMITSIIMGSKPLDYFDEWAANWLKSGGQEILDEVNASGQVR
- a CDS encoding sensor histidine kinase; translated protein: MKILRKRQWRMTIFPKLIIAFLLVVAPIYGIGLGMNQLGEKSVREELSKSLKSKVDFYLNSLEVENERMTGLLRQYAIDKDIQHATFISNTMTIGVWTDTVQRIQEKLQLIKNSSLYIKSVSAHILTLKRTISSDETISDTVNPEYEAVASVSKLRGVGNYFWKDRLFMAIAYPGSDLPKMKETFALSIEINQEMMKQSLQNFSDYKNAGAMLVNPENGWILGNQADEGLTKELSDYLKNRPEDSPDEDYKQISAGNSSYFVAYKRSPTFGYYLIAYVPSAEMLGPIDNYRMLLWLLSFVSLVFIVAYSYWLYQLIRKPLHRMIIGFRKVEAGMMEPIPLPKTRDEFRYLFQRFNMMTDNLKVLIHEVYEQKLRAQTSELKQLQSQINPHFLYNTYFILYRLAKMNDNDSVIQFSQHLGEYFQYITRNGSDDVPLDAEIKHSRTYVEIQNIRFARSRITVEFGELPAGCGDMRVPRLILQPFIENAYQYGLETKRRDGRIAVTMIEQDGKLLMSVEDNGEKLTNADLQSIEANLVNHGTDMEYTGMLNVHRRLKIRFGGEYGVSVARGEMGGMKATLKLPMPQSLDKAEEPSEPNDAKGE
- a CDS encoding response regulator: MYRLLIVDDEPIIVEGLSELFLQSEYPLEVYQAFDGMEALAIARKLRIDILLTDIEMPEMNGIELQKEVLRLWPRCKSIFLTGYNEFDYIQSSIRGGAIDYVLKTEGDDPIVSSVEKAIRVIAEEVTYEGLIESARSSLKLALPALRKEYLTGLLEGDASSFAVRKERFAQFEVPLDPDLPVVMAVGRIDRWREDATGGDKVLFAYSINNIFEEFFAHEFELTHFRGDHERLIWLLQPKAESGYRSAIAGKLQLHAGSVADPNPEAALHAYLLGMLESVQTACSHYLKLACSFVVSSEPFEWDALASKYERLSQLFGRGLGLGNQMLLSDDRAKSSGDEEARSKVKRIRLLDQYLMQKERAKFEQLFDGISEAVGESATLEAGLALEVFYELAAIFIPHLNRFEVLVAVDGQAITNKLFSIREHRSWREASDFFRELADLLFERMDGGNEQETSEVVEQIHRYVEKNIDGDLTLNRLAEHVFLTPFYLSRLYKQKTGSNISDYTARMRIEKAKQLLGESTLKIHEVGMRIGYDSASYFTRFFKKATLLTPQEYRDSLK